The sequence below is a genomic window from Desulfomonile tiedjei.
CTGTCACCGAGAGACCGGTGATGCTGAGCCGAACGAAGAGTATCGTGAGCGCGAGATGTTCTTCGATCTGGCTGCCAGTCTCAACATCCCGGTCGCGACTCTTTCTCACGTGAAATTCCTGCCCGAACTGCGAAAAAAGGGCTTGGAGGAAAGCCGGTCCGCGGCGGATGCTTCCCCCGCGCTCGAGCAATGGCGCAACCTGTACGGCAAAGAGGTCATGCGACTGGTCTCCATGCTCCCAAAGGTCGATCTGGTGGTTATGGCCGGCTACATGCTCATAATCGGAGATCCCGAGCTTGAGGGCCTGGACATGGTGAACATCCATCCCGCTCTTCCGTGGGGCCCGAAAGGGACCTGGCAGGAGGTCATCCATCAACTGATCGCAGAAGGAGCCCAAGAACAAGGCATCATGGTGCATCTGGTCACCAAGGAACTCGACCGCGGCCCGGTCATCTCCTACTGTCGCTTTCCCATCCAAGGCCGGGAATGGCAGCCCTTGTGGGAACAGTGGAAAAGAGACATAAAACCCGACGCCCCACTTGAACCCAGAGAAAGCCATCCCTTATTCAAGAAAATCCGTGCTGAAGGCGAAATACGCGAACTTCCGCTCCTCCGAGGCGCAATCAGAGAACTTGCCCACGGAAACGTCTCAGTCCGAGACAAGAAGATCTGGGCCGCGGGACAACTGCTCCAACAAGGCGTAGACCTCACCCCCACTATCGAAGAAATCGTGGCAAGCGAAGGGAGAAGCGACGAAGGGTAGGGGAGGAAGAGAAGAGAAGAGAAGAGAAGAGTAGCGAAGAGAAGAGAAGAAGGAAAGAAAGGAGGGGAGAATGCGGGAGGCAACTTTTCTGTAGAAAAGTTTCCCCCCGCGCCCCCCTTCCAAAGACTTTTGCATCATGGCGCCTGCGGCGCAGGAGAGAGACGACTTGGGTAGCTGCCGCGGGTCTTCAGGAAAGTGGCATTATCTGTTGATCGGAGGAACTGCGAGATGTTTCAACCTGATCGACCTATCCAGTCTTGTAAAAAGGATTCGCTCGGCCGAGATGGCTTCGCACAGTCCATGGCAGAAGCGATTCTCAGGTATGAAGGTTCTTATCCACTGGTAATCGGCTTATATGGTCAATAGGGTTCAAGCAAACTTTTTACTCATTGGGCCTAAGTTGTAGGGCGGGGCTGTGCCCGCCGCGCCCGGAGCTATCTGCAAGCGGTTCAAGAGGTTGGAGCGCTCACGACGAGTGCTGGGGCCTCACCCACAAAATTAACCCATGATAGGAAGTTTTTTGAAGGAGGGTTGCGGGGGGAAACTTTTGTTCACAAAAGTTGCCCTCCGCATTTCTCTTTCCTTCCCCTCCTCCCCTCACTTCTTCCTCTGACCTTCGATGATTCTTTCCGTGACCACCAGCACGAGGGTGAAGATCATATCCAGTTGGAACCATCGAATTATAGAGCTATCGAAGAGGACGGACGCGGATGCGGGGAATTCGTCGTCTTCTTTCCACAGGACGTAAGTGATCGGGATCTGAGGGAAGGGCAGGAATCGCATGGCCTTGTCACCGTACGGAACATTCGTGGCGCCTAGTTCCCGGCAGCGCTTTTCGAATGCTTCGGGGTCTCGGCCGTAGATCTTTGCAATGGGAGGGGTATGCAGAGCATGCGGCCCTTGAAAGAAGGTCACACCGCCGGGGAAGTCCTTTTCGCTGGCGTTCTTGCCGTCTATGGGGCCACCGTAGTTGGAGACGAGATATCTGATGAGGAGGATCTGGAATTCCTCGGGGAGTTCTCGATCCGGATTCGGAGCAAGTTCGGCTATACGTTCTGAAACCGTATCTACCAGGTAGACCGAATTAAGAAAAGAGACCTCGTAGCCATGATTCTGAGATGACAGCTTGACGCCGTCATGTCGCAGGATTTGCTCACTGGAACGGCTCCGAAGATCTTCCCAGTGCAAAGGATTAGGCGCTGCACAAGCCATGATTTACATTCCTTTAGGGAGTTCGGTGGGGACTTGATGAACGAAGGTGTTGTACACCGCCGTCTTACAGATTTTCAATCAATATAACTTTTTACCCCTTCGACACTCAATGGATTTTGACCGAGCATTCTTTATGGCGAAGGCATGAGCGCACTTTGCACCGGCCACAAGATATGCGATTGCGCGGAACCGGGTTGGTAGGGGCACGGCATGCCGTGCCCTGTTTGAGGGAGGGCCGCTGGAAGCGGGTAGCCCGGACGTGTGGTGGGACAGGCTTCCAGCCTGTCTATTGGGATGACCGGCAAGATGCCGGTCCCACCAGCCGGTCGCTCAGCGACGGGAGGGCTGGTGGCCACATCAATCTTCGGGCCTGCTGCCTTCATCAATGATTCCAGTGCAATATCACAGGTCCAGACCTCTTGTGCCTGCGGCACCCGGAGGCCGTAGCCTCCGGGCTACCCATCGTGAGCCGCTGTTGTTCAATTCGTAGCACGATGTGAACCTTTCACGAACTTTGGAGACAGTCTCCATGCCGTGCCCTTACATTTCGAATCCACCCGGTACATTCCTTTCAAAGCGGATGGGCATAAATGGGCTTGCAGGTGAAGGTGTAGGCACCATTGGGTCAAAGACGGCGGCCGCGGGCCGCCCTACGGGGAATGAGGTGGTGCTCGAAGCTGGATTGTAGGCTGGGCTATCCCCGCCAATTCTCTATTTCGACGGCCCTGAACCGCCCTACAGCTGTAAAGCAACTGCGGGGGCACAATACCGCTATCACGGCATGGCAGTGGTAGGGGCACGGCGTGCCGTGCCCTATCCAAGGCGGGCCGCTGGAAGCAGGCTTGAAAGGAAGTACAATAGATTTCGATTTTTTTTCGCGAGGATTCTAATTTTCGAGTGTATTAAACTGTAAGCCAGGTCGCCACTTGAGCGACAGGCCAAACAAGGGCTTCTGTTGAGGGTTTTTCAATCATTCACTACAAACCCACTTGACTTTAAAGAAAAAGCGGGTAAACTTTGTCAGTAAGGAATTGCCTGCAAAGACAGGATGTAATGCTGAGTCGTTTTATTGCAATTATAGCGTGCTTGTCATTGATAGGGGTGACGGTTCTCCCTGCCTCTATGATTCCGTGCTGCTGCAACAGTAGCGCTGATCTTGCCAAGGCCGCTTCCGCGCACCAGCAATCATGCTGTGCGATGGATTCATCCGCTCGCACGGTCCCCGCGGGGATGACAAAATCTTGCTGCCCCAATAGTTCAGTTGATTTTCAATCGTGCTGCTCGAAGCGAACAATACAACCAGACTGTCCGGTATGCCGATGTCTGGAACAAATGCAGATTATTGCGCTTTCCGGTTACTCGGTAGATGAATCTACGGTTCGAGTTCCACTCGTTTCTATGGCCAACGTAGTTTCTCCTTCAGACGCGACCTCCCAGGTATCCTCAAACGTAATAAACGAAGAGGCGCCACCGGGGAATCCCGCCTTCCTTCAGATTTGCTCGCTGCGCTGTTGATCTCCCGCTTGATCCATCTTTGTTCTAATCCCGTAGTCTAGTTTCAAAGATTTATCAAAACTACCCATGGACTGAATCATGCCTGTTGGCTGCGATTCATTCGCATGGAAGCGATTCCACAGGAGTGGTCGTATGGCAACTGAAAAAGAAATGAAAAAGATAGATATGGCGACCCTTGACACTGCGAGCCGCAACGTTTCGCTCGGGAAGCTTCGTCGAGCAGGCATGGCCGTGGCGTTGGTCCTTGTCCTGGCAGGCGGAGGGTACGCAGCTTACAGAATGGTGACCGGCGATGTGGTTGCCTCCAGGTTCACAGTTAACAATATGAACTGTCCCGCGTGCGTCATTACGGTCAAAGAAGTTACGGCAAAGCTGCCGGGTGTAGTTGAGGCCGATGTCAGCCTGGCAGCGCAGGATGTGACGGTTAAATACCGAGAGAAACAAACCGGCCCGGATCAAATTAAAGACGCAATAGCTAAAGCCGGCTATCCCATCAAGTTGGACGGGATCTTCAAGTCCGGCGAAACAGGGGGCGCCGACGGTGTAGTGGCAACGGTCAACGGAAAGCCTCTGTTCGCAAAAGACATAAAAGTTCCGCTCGCGGCGGACAAGAACGAAACCAAAGACAAGGACCCTGCTTCGGCTTTCTTCTCTGTGGTGGGGAAGGAAATACTTCTCCAGGCCGCGGACGCGAAAACCGTGGTGATCCAACCTCACGAGATCGAAACCGAAGTCCAAACCATCTTTAAGGGCCAAGGAGTGTCCAAAGACGAATTTGCAGCCTGGATGACGACCACGTACAGCTCACCGGAGAAATATTACCAGGTCGTCGGCCAACGCCTCGGAATTCGTAAGCTTATGGACGAAAACGTGCTCGAAGGCGTTAAAGATCCTAAAGCAAAGAGCCAGAAAGCCGTTGAATGGATGACGGAACGTTTCAAAGAAGCGGACGTCAAGGTCGTGGATCTAGCCTTCCGAGAAAAACTGCATGCCGGCGCCGGCCAAATCGAGTGGAAGTCTTTTTGGCCTCGGATGATCGGACAGGCCACTGAGTTGAAGACCCTGGTCGCTCAGTAGGGCAGGGCGTCTTACGTCCGGGTTTCGTTCATCCCGGCTCACGGAATTTCACATTGAAAGAAATGAAAAGCAAAGGAAGACCAGAATCATGAATAGAAATTCAATTAAAGCATTTGCTTGCGGTGTCTTTGTTGCTGCCGTAATCGCTTTCGGCATCCTTCCGTCCATCGGCTTCGCTGCCACCGGAAACTTTACCGTTCCCTGTGCCGAAGTAAAGCCTCAGAACGGTGTGTTCCAATTTCCGGCATCCG
It includes:
- a CDS encoding phosphoribosylglycinamide formyltransferase; its protein translation is MALRIGWFSTGRDPAARNLLQTVHVDITANGIPASIDWIFCHRETGDAEPNEEYREREMFFDLAASLNIPVATLSHVKFLPELRKKGLEESRSAADASPALEQWRNLYGKEVMRLVSMLPKVDLVVMAGYMLIIGDPELEGLDMVNIHPALPWGPKGTWQEVIHQLIAEGAQEQGIMVHLVTKELDRGPVISYCRFPIQGREWQPLWEQWKRDIKPDAPLEPRESHPLFKKIRAEGEIRELPLLRGAIRELAHGNVSVRDKKIWAAGQLLQQGVDLTPTIEEIVASEGRSDEG
- a CDS encoding DUF3786 domain-containing protein; amino-acid sequence: MACAAPNPLHWEDLRSRSSEQILRHDGVKLSSQNHGYEVSFLNSVYLVDTVSERIAELAPNPDRELPEEFQILLIRYLVSNYGGPIDGKNASEKDFPGGVTFFQGPHALHTPPIAKIYGRDPEAFEKRCRELGATNVPYGDKAMRFLPFPQIPITYVLWKEDDEFPASASVLFDSSIIRWFQLDMIFTLVLVVTERIIEGQRKK
- a CDS encoding heavy-metal-associated domain-containing protein; this translates as MATEKEMKKIDMATLDTASRNVSLGKLRRAGMAVALVLVLAGGGYAAYRMVTGDVVASRFTVNNMNCPACVITVKEVTAKLPGVVEADVSLAAQDVTVKYREKQTGPDQIKDAIAKAGYPIKLDGIFKSGETGGADGVVATVNGKPLFAKDIKVPLAADKNETKDKDPASAFFSVVGKEILLQAADAKTVVIQPHEIETEVQTIFKGQGVSKDEFAAWMTTTYSSPEKYYQVVGQRLGIRKLMDENVLEGVKDPKAKSQKAVEWMTERFKEADVKVVDLAFREKLHAGAGQIEWKSFWPRMIGQATELKTLVAQ